Proteins encoded in a region of the Paenibacillus sp. W2I17 genome:
- a CDS encoding Asp23/Gls24 family envelope stress response protein, producing the protein MSEIIEKQYNEPEYIAPQSVQMGTIHISNDVLSKIVGMAAQSTAGVSSMSVGLTEGIAKSISGKSLQKGIDVHVKDDQATIQLRINIQYGNKMHEVCRELQHNVQQAVEQLAGVMVDEIKVQVVGISMPETV; encoded by the coding sequence ATGTCTGAAATTATCGAAAAACAATACAATGAACCTGAATATATCGCACCTCAATCTGTTCAAATGGGTACCATTCACATCTCGAATGATGTGTTATCCAAGATCGTGGGGATGGCCGCTCAATCAACGGCTGGCGTATCCTCCATGTCCGTTGGACTGACTGAAGGGATTGCCAAGAGTATCAGCGGCAAGAGTCTGCAAAAAGGGATTGACGTACACGTCAAAGACGATCAGGCAACCATTCAGTTGCGCATCAACATTCAATATGGCAACAAGATGCACGAGGTCTGTCGTGAACTTCAACATAATGTTCAACAGGCTGTAGAACAATTAGCCGGCGTTATGGTCGATGAAATCAAAGTGCAAGTTGTTGGCATATCCATGCCGGAGACGGTATAA
- a CDS encoding AI-2E family transporter has translation MFKVNTFVRFSIALALILVNIYLLSRVSFIFQPLVTMITVITVPMMLSVFFYYLLRPLVNYMEKKKINRTLSILLIYLVIAILGVFFIIGLWPSLREQLINLVDNAPSLINSLSEQLRELEQNGAIQALFPEGSTPFSQITEYINKGFNFVTNYVSGFFSLVSSFAIILFTLPILLFYMLLQGEKFGRKLAHIAPKRFQNDSREVVIEIDQALSGFIVGRVLVNLALGVLMYIGFLIIGLPYALLLTVIAVIMNFVPFIGAIVSSVPIVIMGLVVSPSVAIWSLIIILVAQQIQDNLVAPYVFGKKLDIHPLTTIILVLGAGDLGGIIAILIIIPVYMIVKILLVRIYNMFFKDKWQNA, from the coding sequence TTGTTCAAAGTAAATACGTTTGTCCGGTTCAGTATTGCACTGGCGCTGATATTGGTTAATATCTATTTATTATCACGTGTAAGCTTCATCTTTCAGCCGCTCGTCACCATGATCACGGTCATTACCGTGCCGATGATGTTGTCGGTGTTCTTTTATTATCTGCTAAGGCCGCTTGTGAATTATATGGAGAAAAAGAAAATAAATCGCACGCTAAGTATTTTGCTAATCTATCTGGTTATTGCTATTCTGGGAGTGTTCTTCATCATTGGTTTATGGCCATCGTTACGTGAGCAACTGATCAATCTGGTTGATAACGCACCAAGTCTAATTAATTCATTAAGTGAACAGCTGAGAGAGCTGGAGCAAAATGGTGCCATTCAGGCCTTGTTCCCTGAGGGCTCGACACCTTTCTCCCAGATCACGGAGTATATCAACAAAGGATTTAACTTTGTAACCAACTATGTAAGTGGATTTTTCTCACTTGTTTCCAGTTTTGCGATCATCTTGTTTACACTACCGATCCTTTTGTTCTATATGCTGTTACAAGGCGAGAAATTTGGTCGTAAACTGGCACATATCGCTCCAAAACGTTTCCAAAATGACAGCCGTGAAGTTGTAATTGAGATTGATCAGGCACTGAGTGGTTTTATTGTGGGAAGAGTTTTGGTGAATCTGGCGCTGGGTGTATTGATGTATATTGGTTTCCTGATCATTGGACTACCGTACGCATTACTGCTCACGGTTATTGCGGTCATCATGAACTTTGTTCCGTTTATCGGCGCGATTGTGTCGTCCGTACCTATTGTGATCATGGGTCTCGTGGTATCACCATCGGTTGCCATCTGGTCTCTGATTATTATTCTCGTCGCTCAGCAGATTCAGGACAACCTGGTAGCACCGTACGTATTCGGCAAAAAGCTGGATATTCACCCGCTCACGACCATCATTCTGGTGTTGGGTGCAGGCGACCTGGGTGGAATTATTGCCATCCTGATTATTATCCCGGTTTATATGATCGTTAAAATTCTTTTGGTTCGAATCTATAACATGTTCTTCAAGGACAAATGGCAGAATGCATAG